In the genome of Burkholderia sp. PAMC 26561, the window ACCGGGTCGTGGGCTTCTCGAATGTCGATGCATCGCGCGCGATGGTGCGCCATCTCTACGAACGCGGCTATAAGCGCATCGCGTTCGTGAGCAGCGCGTCGAAGCTGGATAGCCGCGGTATCGATCGGCGTCGCGGGTATCTGAAGGAGGTGAGGGCGGCCGGTTGCGAACCGCGCGACATCACCAAAAGCGCATGGACGACGACCATGGCGCACGGCGTTGCAATGGCGCATGGTGCGGCCGCGTTGCAGCAGTTGCTCGAACGCTGGCCCGACACCGACGCCGTCATGTGCGCAAGCGACATCCACGCGTTTGGAGCGGTGATGGCGTGTCATCGGCTGGGGTTGGCGGTCCCGGGGGATATCGCGATTGCGGGCTTCGGGGACTTCGAGGTTTCGCGGCATTGCTATCCGACCATCACGACCGTTTCAGTCGATGCCTATGGGATTGGCCGCGCCACCGGCGAGTCCTTGCTCACGGCACTGGACGAAGTGGAAGGCGATGAAAAGCTCGACAAGACGCGCGGCGTGAAAACGACCGCTGCGACCAGGCGCAAGCCGTCTCCACCCGTCATCGAAATTCACTACGAAGTCGTGCCGCGCGAGAGCACCTAGTGCTCCCGCGTGGCATGCACGAAGCTGGGCGCTTAGTGGTTGTCTTAGTGGTTATGCCGCGACTCGCCCCGCGTTTCGACAATGTTGAGATACAACGTCGCCGGCTCCAGGCATGCGCCGCTGCCTTGCTGCCCGACCATGCTTCTGTAGATCTCTTCCCACGGCGTCATGTTCTTAAGTACGGGCGGCTTCCATGCCGCACGACGCTGCGCGAGTTCGGCCTCGGGGATCATCAGGTCGACCTTGCGCGTCTTCAAATCGATGCGAATCCTGTCACCCGATACGAGCAATGCAAGGCCACCGCCAACGGCTGCTTCCGGCGAGACATTGAGAATCGAAGGGCTCGCCGATGTCCCGCTCTGACGACCATCGCCGAGCGTTGGCAGTGTGTCGATACCGCGCTTGAGTAACGCTGCCGGCGGCTGCATGTTCACCACTTCGGCGCCCCCAGGGAAGCCGACTGGCCCGCAATTGCGGATGACGAGGATCGAACGTTCATCGACACCCATTGCCGGGTCTTCAATACGCGCGTGATAGTCCTCCGGACCTTCGAACACGACGACCTTCCCTTCGAACACGTCGGGATGATCGGGATCGGCGAGAAAGCGCTTGCGGAAGGCTTCGTCGATCACGCTGACCTTCATCACGGCGCTGTCGAAGAGGTTGCCCGAGAGCACCACGTAACCCGCCGATTCCTTCAACGGGTTTTCATAGGCACGGATGACCTCGCGGTCAGGCACGGGGACCGTGGCCAGATCTTCGCCCAGCGTCTTGCCGGTCACGGTACGCACGGAGGCGTCGAGACGGCCGGCATCGAACAGTTCTTTCATCACCGCCGGCACGCCGCCCGCGCGATGAAACGCTTCGCCCAGGAACCGTCCCGCCGGCTGGCAATCGACCAGCAGCGGCACCTCGGGCCCAAGCCGCTGCCAGTCTTCCAGCGTATGGTCGATACCCATGTGCCGCGCAATCGCGATCATGTGGATCGGACAATTCGATGACGCGCCGAGCGCCGCCGCCGCGACGACCGCGTTCTCGAAAGCGCCCTTGGTCATGATGTCCGAAGGCCGCAGGTTTTCGGCGACCATCTCCACGATCCGCTTGCCGGTCGCATAAGCCATCCAGCCACGCTCGCGATGCGGACCCGGGATCGCCGCGCAGCCGGGCAGCGACATGCCGAGCGCTTCGGCGAGCGAGTTCATGGAAAGCGCGGTGCCCATGGTGTTGCAATGCCCGACCGACGGCGCCGACGACGCCACCATATCCATGAATCCCGGATAGTCGATCTCACCCGCCGACAGCCGTTTGCGCGCGTCCCAGATCACCGTGCCGGAGCCTGCGAGCTTGCCGTGATACCAGCCGTCGAGCATCGGGCCGCCGGACAGGACGATCGCCGGAATGTTGACCGTGGCCGCAGCCATCAGGCATGCGGGCGTGGTTTTATCGCAGCCGGTGGTAAGCACGACGCCATCGATGGGATAGCCGTGCAGGATCTCCACGAGCCCGAGATAAGCGAGGTTGCGATCGAGCGCGGCGGTCGGACGCTTGCCGGTTTCCTGGATCGGATGCACCGGAAATTCGAGCGGAATGCCGCCGGCGTCGCGGATGCCATCGCGCACGCGGGTGGCGAGTTCGATGTGATGACGATTGCACGGCGCGAGATCGGAACCCGTCTGCGCGATACCGATGATCGGCTTGCCCGACTGCAGCTCTTCGCGCGTGATGCCATAGTTCATATAGCGCTCGAGATACAGCGCGGTCATGCCGGGGTCGGAGGGATCATCGAACCAGCGGCGGCTGCGAAGACGGTTTTGCGGGGTGTTCGATTGATTCGACATGCTTGTCTGTCCGTTTTATTTGTATGGGGAGTCAGTGATTCGTTCTAGGTTCAACGCGTGGAAAACTCGGTCACGAGCGGCGCGCCACTGAAGAACGCCCTCAAGTTCTCACGCACCAGTTGCGCCATCGCACTGCGCGTTTCGACGGTTGCGCTGGAGCGGTGCGGCTGCAGCACGACGTTGTCCAGCGTGAAAAAACGCGGATCGATTGAAGGCTCGTTCCAGAATACATCCAGCGCGGCGCCGCGAATACGGCGTTCGTTCAGATATTCGAGCAACACGGGTTCGTCGACAATACTTCCACGCGCGATGTTCACCAGAATGCCATCGGGTCCGAGCGCGTCGAACACATCGCGGCTTACCGATCCCTGGCTCTGCTTGTCCGCCGCCGCACAGATCACGAGGAAATCCGATTCGCGCGCCAGGGCCACGGCGCTGTCGCAATACGTGTAGCCGACATCGTCGAACTGGACGCGATCGTGATACGCAATGGACATGTCGAACGCAGCGGCCCGCTTCGCCAGTGCGCGTCCTACACGGCCGAGTCCGAGAACGCCAAGGCGCTTGCCGAACATGCGCGTGGCGAGCGGAATTGCGGCCTTGCCCCATTGAGCGTCGCGCACGAGGCGATCGTTCGCCGGGATCTGGCGCGCAATCGAAAGCATCAGGCCGATGCCCATGTCGGCGACATCGCCAGTCAGCACATCGGGCGTATTGGTCACGCGAATGCCGCGTTTTGCTGCGTGTGCGAGATCGATCGCATCGACTCCGACGCCGTACGACACGATGATCTCGAGCGCCGGCAACGCCTCGATCAACTCGGCGCTTGCGCCGGCTTCGCCGTTGGTGGCGAGCGCGCGAATGCGGGAACCGACTTCAGCGAGCAATGCACCCCGATTGGCGCAATCCGACAGGACGTGCAGCGAGAAATGACGTTCGAGTTCCGCCATATCACGCTCCGGATACCGGACGACTACCAGTAAATCCGTCTTGTGCATGCCATCTCCTCATGTTAGATTCGTTTAATGGTTACCGGTAACCATACCTCACGATGAAACGCATGTCCAGCAGTGGGTGACTTCAAGGTAGCGAGACGATGACGAATTCAAAGGACCGGCCGGAGAAGATTGCTTTTCTTGGGATCGGCTTGATGGGAGAGCGGCAAGCACGCGTGCTGCTCAGGGCGGGCTACGGGCTAACCGCCTGGAACCGTACCCGGGACAAAGCCGAGCGCTTGCGTGCGGATGGCGCGGACGTTGCGGACTCGCCGGCTGAAGCGGTTCGCAATGCCGACATCGTGATTACGATGCTTGCAAACGGCGAGACCGTGCACGATGTTCTGTTCGATCAAGGCGCGGCGCAGGCGTTGAGTGCCGATGCGGTAGTTATCGACATGAGCTCGATCCGTCCCGACCAGGCGATCACGCATGCGCGTCTGCTTGCCGCGCGAGGTGTTCGACATATCGATGCCCCCGTATCAGGCGGCACGAGTGGCGCGGAAAACGCGACGCTTGCAATCATGTGCGGCGGCGATGCAGAGGTCTTCGATCGTGTATCGCCCGTGCTGCGTTGCATGGGGCGGCCTGTGTTGATGGGCGCTCACGGCACGGGGCAACTCGCCAAGCTCGCGAATCAGATGATCGTGGGCACGACCATTGGCGTGGTGGCCGAGGCGTTGTCGCTGGTTGCGAAGGGCGGTGCGAACCCCGCGATGCTGATCGAAGCGCTCGCGGGCGGTTACGCCGACAGCACCATCCTGCGCATCCACGGCCGCCGCATGGTCGACAAAAACTTCGAGGTCAGTGGCCGGTCGAGCTCGCAACTCAAGGATCTTCAAAACGCGTTGCGTGCGGCACAGGACGTGGGCGCGTCGATGCCGTACACCCAACTCAGCGCGCAGCTTTTCACGTCTCTCATCGCGCATCACGGCGATATCGATCACAGCGGAGTCGTGAAGATCATCGGCGATCAGACAGCATGAACAACCGTTTCATTCGATACGTCCGCAGCCCTAACCAATCCGAAGCGGACAATACATACATAAAGAAATAGCCGGGATTCAATCAACCGGCAAACCGATTTGCAAAGGAGACGCAAATGGATCTGCAGCACCCCCCAATACCCGAACTACCTTCGGCGTCGCTCGCCGGTACGCCAACCAAGGCGCCGGTTTCACCACAGCAATTGCGGCGTGCAATCCTCACGGGCGCGGTCGGAAGCGCCCTCGAGTATTACGACTTTGCGATCTTCGGACTCGCGTCGGCGCTGGTTTTCAGTCATATCTTTTTTCCGGCGCTCGGTGCGAAAGCCGGCCTGCTGGCGAGTTTCGGCACCTATGGTGCGGGCTTCCTCGCGCGGCCGTTCGGCGGCCTGTTCTTTGGTTCCATCGGCGACAGGAAGGGGCGCAAGTTCGTGTTGCTCGTGACCATCGCGATCATGGGGACATCGACCATGCTGATCGGACTGTTGCCGAGCGGCACGATCGGCGCGGTATCGCTCGTCGTATTGCGGCTCGTGCAAGGTTTCGGCGCGGGCGCCGAGCAAGCGGGGGCATCGACGCTCATGGCGGAGGTCGCGCCCGTCAAACAACGCGGCTTCTTCGCGGCGCTGCCGTTCGTCGGCATCTTCGCCGGGCTGGGTCTCGCGACGGGCACGTTCAGCATCATGCAACACGTGCTGGGTGAGCAGGCCATACTTGATTGGGCGTGGCGCATTCCGTTTGTATCGAGCGTAGTGCTGATCGGCGTTGCGGTATGGATCCGGTTGCGCTTGCGTGAGAGTCCGACGTTCCTGAGCCTCGAAGGCGCGCAAGCCGTCATCAAGTCGCCGATGAAAACCGTCATCACCCACGCCCGCCGTCCCGTACTCGCCGCCACGCTGATGCGTTTTGCCGAGCAGGGCGGACGACGATCTACACCACAGTCGTCATTGCGTTCCTGGGCGGCACGGTCGCCGCGAAGCTGGGTATGAAGCCGTCCGCGCTGAGTTCGATCGGCACGACAGGCGCGCTGATCGCGAGCATGGCCAGCGTCATCACCACGCCGATGTTCGGCGCATTGTCGGATCGGATCGGGCGTATTGCGGTGTATCGCGGCGGCGCGATCTTCATGCTGCTCTGGTCGGTGCCGTCCTGGTACATGGTGAGCACGGGCAAACCGCTGTGGGTCGACATTGCGATGTTCGGCGGCCTCGCGCTCGGCGCGAACAGCATGCTTGGCGCGCAATGCGCTCACTTCTCGGAACTCTTCGGCAACCGCTACCGGTATTCGGGCGTGGCGCTCGCACGCGAACTGGGCGCGGTGCTGTCGGGCGGACTCGCGCCCTTGCTCGGCATCTACCTGATCGGGTTATCGGACGGTGCGTTCTGGGTCATGGGCGTCTACATGGCAGTGTTGTCGGCGATCACGCTGATTGGCGTGTCCTTGTCGACGGAAACCCGCCGGCGCGACCTGACCTTGCTCGATGACGCCGTGCACTGATTTCGCCGCGCAAAACGTGCCCGGATCATTGTTGCGGATCCGGTTTCAGCGGCACGTTTATCGAGTCCGCGGAGGGGGCCGGAAGGGGAGCAAGAAGGGGGGGCAAGAAGGGCGCGGATGTTATACTTCGCGCGCTTTACAGAGTGCCCGTTCGTTGACCGAGCGTACTTTCAAGGTGCACCGCGGTTCGTCGAATCGTGCAACGCCTTGACTGATAAGGCTCACCGGCAGGAGGTCGCACCTCGTCCACACCGGCCGAATTCACGAGAAAGGCGAACTCCGGTTCGCCTTTTTTATTGCCCGCTGCTGTAACATCGGGCGTTTCGTATTAGGCAGAATCGTCACGCATGCTCGACTTTTTCCGTAACCACCAACGCCTGATGATGGCCCTGTTGATCCTGATCGTCGTGCCGGGATTGGGTATCGTGGGTGTCCAGGGTTTCAGCAGTTTCTTCGACGAAAACGCAAACGTCGCCAGCGTCAACGGCCACAAGATCACGCGTGTCGAGTACGACGGCGCGATGCGTCAACAAGTCGATCGCGCGCGCCAGATGCTCGGTGCGCAGTTCGACCCGAAGATGTTCGAAACGCCGCAAATGCGCGCTTCGCTGATCGACAGCCTCGTTCAACAGCGCGTTCTCGCCGATGAAACCCAGCGCCTGCACCTGACCGCATCGGATCAGGCCGTGCGCCGCGCGCTCCTGGCCGACCCGACGATTGCATCGTTGCGCAAGCCCGATGGTTCGATCGATCTGGACCAGTACAAGCAACTGCTCGCCATGCAGGGCATCACGCCCGAGCAATACGACGAGCGCGTGCGTTATGGCCTGGCTGCCGATCAGCTTCCTTCGAGCATCCAGTCGACCGCGTTCACGTCGAAGACACTGGCGCAGAGCCTGACCGAGATCGCCGAGCAGCGTCGTGACGTGCAGGGCCTTGCTTTGCGCACCGCCGATTACGCCGCGAAGGTCCAGCCGACCGACGCGCAACTCAAGTCTTACTACGACGCGCACAGCGCCGAGTTCACGACGCCGGAATCCGCGAACATCCAGTACCTGGTGATGTCGCCGGCGACCTTGGCGACCGCGATCAAACCCACGGACGCCGATCTCAGGAAGTACTACGACGACAACATCGCGCGCTTCAAGACGCAGGCCGAAGTGCGCGCGAGCCACATCCTGATCACCGCGCCGAAAGACGCGAGCGCAGCCGACAAGGCCAAGGCGAAGGCGCAAGCCGACGCGTTGCTCGCGCAAGTGAAGGCGCATCCGGACCAGTTCGCGCAGATCGCGCAGAAGGAATCGCAGGACCCGGGTTCGGCATCGAAGGGCGGTGACCTCGGGTACTTCTCGCACGGCATGATCGCGGGCGGCAAGGCATTCGACGACGCCGCGTTCGGCCTGAAGAAGGGCGAAATCAGCGGCGTGGTGCAGACGGATTTCGGTTACCACATCATCCAGGCAACCGACGTCAAGCCGTCCGCCACCCAGTCGTTCGACGAAGTGAAGGACCAGATCACGCGTGACGTCACCGCGACGCAAGCCGCGAAAAATCTCGCCGATGAAGCCGAAGGTTTCACGTCGCTCGTCTACGAAAAATCGAAGACGCTGCAACCTGCCGCAGATAAATACAAGCTGCAGATCCAGACCGCGACGGTCGGACCGAAGCCCGACCCGAAGCTGCCGGCCGACAGCCCGCTGAACAACCCGAAGGTCCTGAACGCCATCTTTGCTTCGGACGCGGTGAAGGAGCGCAACAACACGCAGGCTATCGATATCGGCAACAGCACGCTGGTCGCAGCGCGTGTGACGGACTACAAGCCGGCGGCCGTCCCCGCGCTCGACACGATCAAGGACGCAGTGCGCACCAAGGTCGTCGCAGAGCAAGCCGCGGAGATGGCGCGCAAGGACGGCGCGGCGAAGCTTGCCGACGTGCAGAAATCAAACTCGACGACAGGGTTCTCATCGGTGGCAAAGGTATCGCGTAACGACGCGCAAGGCGTGCCGCCCGCAGCGCTCGCCGCGATCTTCAAGGCGGATTCGTCGAAGCTGCCAACGTACGTAGGCGTCGATCTTGGCGCCGATGGTTACGCGATCTACCGTGTGGACGGGATCGAGAAGCCGGAGCCGGTTGCCGCAGACCGCCTGACGGGTGCGCAGCAGCAGGTCGCGCAGGTTTATGCCCAGGCCGAGATGGAATCGTATCTCGACGCATTGAAGGCGCGCTCCAAGGTGAAGATCAATGCACCGGCCACCAACGCGCCGGCAGAGCAGCCGCAATAAACTGAAGCGTACTTACGCGTACGCAACACAAACAAAAGCCCCGCTGGCCAAAACCAGCGGGGCTTTTTTTATCGCTAAAACCTGCTTACAGGCAGGCCTGGATATCGCCAGTGGCGTCGCTGCCGCCCGCGCCAGCGGCACGGAAGCCGACCCACGAACCCGGGCCCGAATAGTTGGGACGCACGACGGCGGCGGCGCCGTTCGGCGGTTGCTGACCCGGAACGTAGACATCGGCTGCCATGTCGTTCGCGAGCGTGTCTTGCGACACCACTTGCTGCTGTGATTTATCGGCCCATTTCTGCGCGATACATTGTGCGACCACCTTGGGCGGTTGCTGGCTCGTGCCGACCTGGCTGACGTTAGCGGGCGGTTGAGCGGCGCAAGCCGAGATCGCGACGGTCATAGCGAGAATTGGTAAATATTTCACGTTACCTCCTTTCAATGCGCTCACAAGCGGAGCCGGGGTTTTTTCAGGGTTACGCGAAAGTCTTGATGCTGAATCGTGGCCTTTCTTCGCGCATGGCTGAAAGCCGGCTGGGCAACGCGTGACGGGGTTTAAACGTGAATCGCTTCAAAAACGGCTAAATCCCCATCATTTCGATGGCGTGCCCAGCAAAGGTCTCAAAACTGGCCAGACGTTATTTAATAGCAAAGGCTGGGCCTGAGGGGTCGGATGAATTTGGTCTGCCTGGAACATTTCAGGCTTGTTCTCCATGCCTGCAAGAAGGAACGGGACGAGCGGCACCTGTTTCTCCTTCGATAACTTTTCGTACACGGCGTGGAATTTTTGCGAGTAGTCCGGGCCATAGTTAGGCGGAACGTACATGCCGACGAGTAAAACCTTCGCATGGACCGCCTGCGATTTCTCGATGATCGTGCGCAGGTTGGTTTCGGTGGTGGCTAGCGGGACGCCGCGTAACGCGTCGTTGGCGCCCAGTTCCACGATCACCACCTTCGGCTTGATCCGGTTGAGTGCGGCGGGCAGGCGGGCGAGGCCGCCGCTGGTCGTGTCGCCGCTGATGCTTGAATTGGCGACGCTATAATCGAAGCGCTCTTGCGTCAGCTTCTGCCGCATCAGGTTGACCCATCCTGTATCGCGCGGCAGACCGTATTCCGCCGATATGCTGTCACCCAGCACCACAATGGCCGGCGCCGCGGGCGCGGCCATTGCGGTATGGGCCAACGCATCGGCCGCTTGTGCCGGCGCCGTGGCCGCGTATCCGACCATCGCCAGCAGCGCCAGTGTGGCGCGTGGTGTCCAGTTCACCTTAAGTCTCTCCATGCCAAACAATATCGAACCAGTCATTGAAGTACGGGGTTTAAGCAAGCGGGTAAAGGACGCGACGGGTGAATTGATCATCCTCGATCAGATCGACCTGTCGATAGAAAAAGGCAGCAGCGTCGCCATAGTCGGCGCATCGGGCTCGGGTAAGTCTACTTTGCTTGGGCTGCTCGCAGGATTGGACAGCGCGAGCAGCGGGTCGGTTCGCTTGCTCGGCCGTGACCTTGGCGCGCTCAATGAAGATGAACGCGCGGCATTGCGCAGCGGGTCGGTCGGATTCGTGTTCCAGTCGTTTCAGTTGATGCCGCATCTGACCGCGCTGGAAAACGTGATGTTGCCGCTGGAGTTGCGTGGCGGCGTGCCGCACAAGGACATCACGTCGCGTGCGCGCGACCTCCTCGAACAAGTTGGATTGGGTCAGCGGACCGCGCACTATCCGAAGCTTTTGTCAGGTGGCGAACAACAACGCGTGGCGCTGGCGCGTGCGTTTGTCACGCATCCAGCCATCCTTTTCGCCGATGAACCCACGGGCAGCCTGGACGCCGCGACGGGTTACGCGATCATCGACCTGATGTTCGAGATGAACCGGCGCAACGGCGCAACGCTGATCCTCGTCACGCACGATACCGAACTCGCCGAGCGCTGCGATGCGACGGTGACAATCGAAGCCGGGCGAATCGTGAACAGTTTGAGCGTATAAAAAACGAAGGGCGTACCAGTCTCAAGTGACCGGAACGCCCCACGCCGCTTAGATGCTCTTCAGTGCGGCTTGCGCCCGCGCGATCAGCGCCGACGTCGACGAATCGTGCTTGGACGGATCGGACTTCGAACTGGTGATATCGGCTTCAACGACCTTGCCGAGAATCTTGCCCAGTTCCACGCCCCACTGATCGAACGAATTGATGTCCCAGACCGCGCCCTGTACCAGCACCTTGTGCTCGTACAGCGCGATCACGGCGCCGAGCGTTTCCGGCGTGAGTGAATCGAGGATGATCGTGGTCGTCGGACGATTGCCCGGGAAGCTCAAATGCGTCGCGAGTTCTTCCTTGCCTTCGCCCGCAACCTTCTTCGCTTCTTCAAGCGTACGTCCGAGCATCAGCGCTTCACTTTGCGCGAAGCAATTCGCAAGCAGCTTGGCGTGATGATCGATGAGCGGATGCTCCGGCTTCAATACCGCGATGAAGTCGACCGGAATCAGCGTCGGGCCCTGATGCAGCATCTGATAGAACGCGTGCTGGCCGTTGGTGCCGGGTTCGCCCCAGATCACGGCGGCGGTCGGGTAATCGACCATGGTGCCGTCGAGCCGCGCCGACTTGCCGTTGCTCTCCATCTCGAGCTGCTGGAGATACGACGAGAGATACCGCATGGCTTGCGAGTATGGCGCGACCATCACGCTTTGCGACTCGAAGAAATCGCGATACCAGATCCCGATCATGCCCATCAGGACAGGCAGGTTGCGCTCGAACGGCGCGGTCCGGAAATGCTCGTCCATGGCATGCGCGCCGGCCAGCAGTTTCTCGAAGTTTTCAGGCCCGACCGAGATCACGATCGACAAGCCGACAGCCGACCACAGCGAATAACGGCCGCCGACCCAGTCCCACATCTCGAAGACGTTTTCGCGCGCGATACCGAACTTGACCACTTCCTCCGGATTCGCCGATACACCCACGAAGTGCTTCGACAACGCGTCTTCCGGGCAGCCGCTCTTCACGAACCAGTCGCGCATGGAACGCGCATTGGTCATGGTTTCGAGCGTAGTGAACGTCTTCGATACCACGATGGCCAGCGTCTCTTCGGCATTGATGTCCTTGAGCACGTTGTAGATATCGGCGCCATCGACGTTGGAGACAAATTCCGTCTTGATCTCCGGCAGCGCGAGGTGCTGCAGCGCGTGCACGACCATCTTCGGGCCAAGGTCCGAACCGCCAATGCCTATGTTCACCACGTGGCGAATGCGCTTGCCGGTGTAGCCCGTCCACGAGCCGTCGCGAACCTTGTTCGCGAACGCGGCCATCTTGGCTTTTTCAGCGCGGATTTCCTTCTGGAAGGGCGAGTTGTCGTCGGTCGCTCGCAACGCCGTGTGCAGCACTGCGCGATGTTCCGTGACGTTGACGATGTCGCCCGCGAATACCGCGTCGCGCTTCGCTGCGACCTTCGCCTGCCCGGCGAGCTCCACGAGCAGCTTGAGCGTGGCTTCGGTGATGCGGTTCTTCGAGAAATCGACGGAGATGCCGCCGCCGTCGAACGTCAGGCGCTCGGCGCGGGACGGTTGGGTGTCGTTTTGCGGCGCGAACCAGTCGCGCAGGCGCTCGTCACGGATGGCATCGTAATGCGCCTGGAGCGCCGGCCAGGCAGGAAGCGAATTGAGCGTCATAACGGTCCGTTTTTAGAAGGTGGCGGAAAGTGTTGATCATCACGCGCGGCCGGACAGGTTTCACATCGACCGCCTAACGCGAGACAACAAGTATAGCCACGATGGATGAACGATTGCTTGCTTGAGCGTAAAGGCGTGCTGCCGGCATGCCGTGTTTAGTTACGTCGGGTAGAACAGGCGGTTGATCAGCGCGCGAACCTTGGGAGCGAGTTCGCCCGCCGTCAGGC includes:
- a CDS encoding LacI family DNA-binding transcriptional regulator, translating into MPDDHTPPTSAPPRMADVARIAGVSKMTVSRVLAGRPVAAATRERVLNVVNELGYVADAAAGALSSGKSSFVAVLVPSLSSSNFSDTVRGINDVIEPAGMQLLLANTDYELPREEELVRAMLRYQPRCIVLTGSHHTEETHSLLARARIPVIETWDMPVDPIDRVVGFSNVDASRAMVRHLYERGYKRIAFVSSASKLDSRGIDRRRGYLKEVRAAGCEPRDITKSAWTTTMAHGVAMAHGAAALQQLLERWPDTDAVMCASDIHAFGAVMACHRLGLAVPGDIAIAGFGDFEVSRHCYPTITTVSVDAYGIGRATGESLLTALDEVEGDEKLDKTRGVKTTAATRRKPSPPVIEIHYEVVPREST
- a CDS encoding IlvD/Edd family dehydratase, coding for MSNQSNTPQNRLRSRRWFDDPSDPGMTALYLERYMNYGITREELQSGKPIIGIAQTGSDLAPCNRHHIELATRVRDGIRDAGGIPLEFPVHPIQETGKRPTAALDRNLAYLGLVEILHGYPIDGVVLTTGCDKTTPACLMAAATVNIPAIVLSGGPMLDGWYHGKLAGSGTVIWDARKRLSAGEIDYPGFMDMVASSAPSVGHCNTMGTALSMNSLAEALGMSLPGCAAIPGPHRERGWMAYATGKRIVEMVAENLRPSDIMTKGAFENAVVAAAALGASSNCPIHMIAIARHMGIDHTLEDWQRLGPEVPLLVDCQPAGRFLGEAFHRAGGVPAVMKELFDAGRLDASVRTVTGKTLGEDLATVPVPDREVIRAYENPLKESAGYVVLSGNLFDSAVMKVSVIDEAFRKRFLADPDHPDVFEGKVVVFEGPEDYHARIEDPAMGVDERSILVIRNCGPVGFPGGAEVVNMQPPAALLKRGIDTLPTLGDGRQSGTSASPSILNVSPEAAVGGGLALLVSGDRIRIDLKTRKVDLMIPEAELAQRRAAWKPPVLKNMTPWEEIYRSMVGQQGSGACLEPATLYLNIVETRGESRHNH
- a CDS encoding 2-hydroxyacid dehydrogenase, translated to MHKTDLLVVVRYPERDMAELERHFSLHVLSDCANRGALLAEVGSRIRALATNGEAGASAELIEALPALEIIVSYGVGVDAIDLAHAAKRGIRVTNTPDVLTGDVADMGIGLMLSIARQIPANDRLVRDAQWGKAAIPLATRMFGKRLGVLGLGRVGRALAKRAAAFDMSIAYHDRVQFDDVGYTYCDSAVALARESDFLVICAAADKQSQGSVSRDVFDALGPDGILVNIARGSIVDEPVLLEYLNERRIRGAALDVFWNEPSIDPRFFTLDNVVLQPHRSSATVETRSAMAQLVRENLRAFFSGAPLVTEFSTR
- a CDS encoding NAD(P)-dependent oxidoreductase, which produces MTNSKDRPEKIAFLGIGLMGERQARVLLRAGYGLTAWNRTRDKAERLRADGADVADSPAEAVRNADIVITMLANGETVHDVLFDQGAAQALSADAVVIDMSSIRPDQAITHARLLAARGVRHIDAPVSGGTSGAENATLAIMCGGDAEVFDRVSPVLRCMGRPVLMGAHGTGQLAKLANQMIVGTTIGVVAEALSLVAKGGANPAMLIEALAGGYADSTILRIHGRRMVDKNFEVSGRSSSQLKDLQNALRAAQDVGASMPYTQLSAQLFTSLIAHHGDIDHSGVVKIIGDQTA
- a CDS encoding MFS transporter; amino-acid sequence: MDLQHPPIPELPSASLAGTPTKAPVSPQQLRRAILTGAVGSALEYYDFAIFGLASALVFSHIFFPALGAKAGLLASFGTYGAGFLARPFGGLFFGSIGDRKGRKFVLLVTIAIMGTSTMLIGLLPSGTIGAVSLVVLRLVQGFGAGAEQAGASTLMAEVAPVKQRGFFAALPFVGIFAGLGLATGTFSIMQHVLGEQAILDWAWRIPFVSSVVLIGVAVWIRLRLRESPTFLSLEGAQAVIKSPMKTVITHARRPVLAATLMRFAEQGGRRSTPQSSLRSWAARSPRSWV
- a CDS encoding SurA N-terminal domain-containing protein, with translation MLDFFRNHQRLMMALLILIVVPGLGIVGVQGFSSFFDENANVASVNGHKITRVEYDGAMRQQVDRARQMLGAQFDPKMFETPQMRASLIDSLVQQRVLADETQRLHLTASDQAVRRALLADPTIASLRKPDGSIDLDQYKQLLAMQGITPEQYDERVRYGLAADQLPSSIQSTAFTSKTLAQSLTEIAEQRRDVQGLALRTADYAAKVQPTDAQLKSYYDAHSAEFTTPESANIQYLVMSPATLATAIKPTDADLRKYYDDNIARFKTQAEVRASHILITAPKDASAADKAKAKAQADALLAQVKAHPDQFAQIAQKESQDPGSASKGGDLGYFSHGMIAGGKAFDDAAFGLKKGEISGVVQTDFGYHIIQATDVKPSATQSFDEVKDQITRDVTATQAAKNLADEAEGFTSLVYEKSKTLQPAADKYKLQIQTATVGPKPDPKLPADSPLNNPKVLNAIFASDAVKERNNTQAIDIGNSTLVAARVTDYKPAAVPALDTIKDAVRTKVVAEQAAEMARKDGAAKLADVQKSNSTTGFSSVAKVSRNDAQGVPPAALAAIFKADSSKLPTYVGVDLGADGYAIYRVDGIEKPEPVAADRLTGAQQQVAQVYAQAEMESYLDALKARSKVKINAPATNAPAEQPQ
- a CDS encoding arylesterase → MERLKVNWTPRATLALLAMVGYAATAPAQAADALAHTAMAAPAAPAIVVLGDSISAEYGLPRDTGWVNLMRQKLTQERFDYSVANSSISGDTTSGGLARLPAALNRIKPKVVIVELGANDALRGVPLATTETNLRTIIEKSQAVHAKVLLVGMYVPPNYGPDYSQKFHAVYEKLSKEKQVPLVPFLLAGMENKPEMFQADQIHPTPQAQPLLLNNVWPVLRPLLGTPSK
- a CDS encoding ABC transporter ATP-binding protein, with the translated sequence MPNNIEPVIEVRGLSKRVKDATGELIILDQIDLSIEKGSSVAIVGASGSGKSTLLGLLAGLDSASSGSVRLLGRDLGALNEDERAALRSGSVGFVFQSFQLMPHLTALENVMLPLELRGGVPHKDITSRARDLLEQVGLGQRTAHYPKLLSGGEQQRVALARAFVTHPAILFADEPTGSLDAATGYAIIDLMFEMNRRNGATLILVTHDTELAERCDATVTIEAGRIVNSLSV